The following are encoded in a window of Dreissena polymorpha isolate Duluth1 unplaced genomic scaffold, UMN_Dpol_1.0 chrUn075, whole genome shotgun sequence genomic DNA:
- the LOC127863990 gene encoding uncharacterized protein LOC127863990, producing the protein MAEVFVKNNNNRSPFVDNEEEDMGHSDVSNNTVSGKQKKRRSKVDLLEERFDEKYGKLENTLHNIVSLLQCQSQRHGNSTQGNGKSPNYDQGSDTSPNFEERTGQSSTSNRQDDVLSIHPASSEHFSLSDSEEEDTEHSASVRRCLKDIFGEDACLKKDAQKPTGICLENSQKEIWEQSYRSKTPNNVTAFSEECKDLFPVDEDTEHFLRVPTLDDIVDTCLTKKFGSRASFAKHGTFLFSQPNKMVEKTAYRGQQSVYMGIVTQMYMQQALAMLMDMVTDKPDIEKKVKDIFALSTRSLDQFGRAGAFFHIIRRQVTMSETSLYELDDSRTISNLPLRGDGVFGEELEKTLKQKKDKRKTLEELLPEKLQKKETYKRKASEQTEQQTSVKRQYVKTNTRMGVQPNEYNRAPPTFRIPKYNADSRSTFRTEHRAGGSRGRGNYAANNRPRATVAKMPSSNHRLSQ; encoded by the exons ATGGCTGAagtgtttgttaaaaataataataatcgttcTCCGTTTGTGGATAACGAGGAAGAAGATATGGGACACAGTGACGTGAGTAATAACACAGTGTCTGGCAAGCAGAAAAAAAGACGTTCCAAAGTAGACTTATTAGAGGAACGTTTTGACGAGAAATACGGTAAACTTGAAAATACTTTACACAATATTGTTTCATTGTTGCAATGCCAGTCACAAAGACATGGTAATTCAACGCAGGGGAATGGCAAAAGCCCCAATTATGACCAGGGGAGTGATACAAGCCCCAATTTTGAAGAGAGGACTGGGCAAAGTTCCACAAGTAATCGTCAAGATGATGTACTTTCCATTCATCCTGCTTCCTCTGAACATTTTTCGTTGTCTGATTCAGAAGAAGAAGACACAGAGCACAGTGCTAGTGTACGCAGGTGTTTGAAAGACATTTTTGGAGAAGATGCATGTTTGAAAAAAGATGCACAAAAGCCAACTGGCATTTGCTTAGAAAATTCGCAGAAAGAAATTTGGGAACAAAGCTATCGGTCTAAAACACCAAATAATGTAACAGCTTTTTCAGAAGAGTGCAAAGATTTATTTCCAGTTGATGAAGACACTGAACATTTTTTACGTGTACCTACATTGGACGATATTGTAGACACGTGTCTAACAAAGAAGTTTGGTTCTAGAGCTTCATTCGCTAAACATGGAACTTTTCTGTTCTCACAACCAAACAAAATGGTGGAGAAGACCGCATACAGAGGACAGCAAAGTGTCTACATGGGTATTGTTACACAGATGTACATGCAGCAAGCTCTTGCAATGTTAATGGACATGGTTACAGATAAACCAGACATTGAGAAAAAAGTGAAGGACATTTTCGCTTTATCCACACGAAGTCTAGATCAATTTGGTAGAGCAGGAGCATTTTTTCATATCATTCGTAGACAAGTCACAATGAGCGAGACTTCTTTATATGAACTTGATGATTCAAGGACAATCAGTAACCTACCCTTGAGAGGGGACGGGGTGTTTGGTGAAGAATTGGAAAAGACTCTCAAACAAAAGAAAGACAAAAGAAAAACACTTGAAGAGTTATTGCCAGAAAAATTGCAAAAGAAGGAAACATATAAGAGGAAAGCCAGTGAACAGACAGAACAGCAAACATCTGTCAAAAGACAATATGTAAAGACAAATACAAGAATGGGTGTTCAGCCAAATGAATACAATAGAGCGCCACCTACATTTCGCATTCCAAAATACAATGCGGACTCACGAAGTACTTTTCGAACAGAGCACAGAGCTGGTGGCTCGAGAGGTCGGGGCAACTATGCAGCCAATAACAGACCAAGGGCTACAGTTGCCAAG atGCCCTCAAGCAACCACCGTTTGAGCCAATAA